In one window of Arachis ipaensis cultivar K30076 chromosome B06, Araip1.1, whole genome shotgun sequence DNA:
- the LOC110263675 gene encoding uncharacterized protein LOC110263675, whose translation MANNCPEKKKYETGRVQQPGRVYTTSAAGAEGFETLIRGYDLKVHNATYEAMVTRLGCPQVLFRIQQHEFVHDLICLPMTGLDLILGLDWLSKNHVFLDCSEKSVQFMPEGMSPLEMAELKAQLEDLLGKHFIQPSVSLWGVPILLVKKKNGSMHLCIDYRQLNKITVKNKYPLPRIDVLMDQL comes from the exons ATGGCCAATAATTGTCCggagaagaagaagtatgagaCTGGTAGGGTACAGCAGCCGGGGAGAGTATATACCACTTCTGCAGCAGGTGCTGAGGGATTTGAGACATTGATTAGAG GTTATGATTTGAAAGTGCATAATGCTACATATGAAGCTATGGTGACTAGGTTAGGATGTCCACAAGTTCTATTTCGTATACAACAGCATGAGTTTGtacatgatttgatttgtttaccaatgactggtcttgatctcattcTGGGTTTGGATTGGTTATCCAAGAATCATGTTTTTCTTGATTGTTCTGAGAAGTCAGTACAGTTTATGCCGGAAGG gatgtcaccgttagagatggctgAACTAAAGGCTCAGTTagaagatctgttgggtaagcattTCATCCAACCAAGTGTTTCTCTGTGGGGAGTGCCAatattactggtaaagaagaagaaCGGGAGTATGCACTTGTGCATTGACTATCGACAGTTAAATAAGATCACTGTAAAGAATAAATATCCGTTACCTAGAATCGACGTCCTAATGGATCAGTTATAG